Proteins from a single region of Strix aluco isolate bStrAlu1 chromosome 5, bStrAlu1.hap1, whole genome shotgun sequence:
- the EIF3D gene encoding eukaryotic translation initiation factor 3 subunit D isoform X1 gives MAKFVTPVIQDNPSGWGPCAVPEQFRDMPYQPFSKGDRLGKVADWTGATYQDKRYTNKYSSQFGGGSQYAYFHEEDETSFQLVDTARTQKTAYQRNRMRFAQRNLRRDKDRRNMLQFSMQTLPKSAKQKERDRLRLQKKFQKQFGVRQKWDQKSQQKPRDSSVEVRSDWEVKEEMDFPRLMKMRYLEVSEPQDIECCGALEYYDKAFDRITTRNEKLLRSIKRIFHTVTTTDDPVIRKLAKTQGNVFATDAILATLMSCTRSVYSWDIIVQRVGSKLFFDKRDNSDFDLLTVSETANEPPQEEGNSFNSPRNLAMEATYINHNFSQQCLRMGKEKYKFPNPNPFVEDDMDKNEVASVAYRYRRWKLGDDIDLIVRCEHDGVMTGANGEVSFINIKTLNEWDSRYCNGVDWRQKLDSQRGAVIATELKNNSYKLARWTCCALLAGSEYLKLGYVSRYHVKDSARHVILGTQQFKPNEFASQINLSIENAWGILRCVIDICMKLDEGKYLILKDPNKQVIRIYSLPDGTFSSDEDEEDEEEEEEEEEEES, from the exons ATGGCGAAGTTTGTGACACCTGTGATCCAGGACAATCCCTCCGGCTGGGGCCCGTGCGCCGTCCCCGAGCAGTTCAGGGACATGCCCTACCAGCCCTTCAGTAAAGGAGACCGCCTCGGAAAG GTGGCTGATTGGACAGGAGCCACGTATCAGGATAAAAGATATACAA acaAGTACTCATCGCAGTTTGGTGGCGGAAGTCAATACGCATATTTCCACGAGGAGGATGAGACTAGCTTCCAGCTGGTGGATACAGCACGAACGCAGAAAACAGCGTACCAGAGAAATCGTATGCGATTTGCACAG AGGAACCTTCGGAGAGACAAGGACCGTCGGAACATGCTGCAGTTCAGCATGCAGACACTGCCAAAGAGTGCCAAGCAGAAGGAGAG AGATCGTCTGCGCCTACAAAAGAAGTTTCAGAAGCAGTTTGGAGTGAGGCAGAAATGGGACCAAAAATCACAG CAGAAGCCTCGTGACTCCTCTGTTGAAGTTCGCAGTGATTGGGAGGTGAAAGAAGAGATGGATTTCCCTCGGCTGATGAAGATGCGCTACCTGGAGGTGTCTGAGCCACAGGACAT AGAGTGCTGTGGAGCCCTAGAATATTATGACAAAGCTTTTGACCGCATTACAACAAGGAATGAGAAACTACTGAGGAGCATTAAGCGCATCTTCCATACCGTCACTACTACTGATGACCCAGTTATCCGAAAG CTGGCCAAGACCCAAGGGAATGTGTTTGCCACAGATGCCATCCTGGCCACACTGATGAGCTGCACTCGCTCTGTCTATTCCTGGGACATCATTGTCCAGAGAGTTGGATCCAAGCTTTTCTTTGACAAGAGGGACAATTCAGATTTTG ACCTCCTGACAGTGAGTGAAACAGCCAATGAACCACCACAGGAAGAGGGCAACTCTTTTAATTCTCCACGCAACCTTGCCATGGAAGCTACCTACATCAATCATAACTTCTCACAGCAGTGTCTGAGGATG ggaaaggagaaatACAAGTTTCCCAACCCAAACCCTTTTGTGGAGGATGACATGGATAAAAACGAAGTAGCTTCTGTTGCATACAG ATACCGAAGGTGGAAGCTGGGAGATGATATAGATCTCATTGTCCGCTGTGAACATGATGGAGTGATGACAGGAGCTAATGGAGAAGTGTCATTCATCAACATCAAAACACTGAACGAGTGGGATTCCAGG TATTGCAATGGAGTAGACTGGCGCCAGAAGCTTGACTCTCAGAGAGGAGCTGTGATTGCCACAGAGCTGAAAAACAACAGCTACAAATTAGCCCGCTGGACATGTTGCGCGCTGCTGGCTGGATCAGAGTATCTTAAACTCGG gtatGTATCCCGTTACCACGTGAAGGACTCTGCCCGCCACGTGATCCTGGGCACGCAGCAGTTCAAGCCGAATGAGTTTGCCAGCCAGATTAACCTGAGCATAGAGAACGCCTGGGGCATCCTGCGATGTGTCATTGACATCTGCATGAAGCTGGATGAGGGGAAGTACCTCATCCTCAAGGACCCCAACAAGCAGGTGATCCGAATCTACAGCTTGCCTGATGGCACGTTTAGCtctgatgaagatgaggaggatgaggaggaagaagaggaggaggaag aggaaGAGAGCTGA
- the EIF3D gene encoding eukaryotic translation initiation factor 3 subunit D isoform X2: MAKFVTPVIQDNPSGWGPCAVPEQFRDMPYQPFSKGDRLGKVADWTGATYQDKRYTNKYSSQFGGGSQYAYFHEEDETSFQLVDTARTQKTAYQRNRMRFAQRNLRRDKDRRNMLQFSMQTLPKSAKQKERDRLRLQKKFQKQFGVRQKWDQKSQKPRDSSVEVRSDWEVKEEMDFPRLMKMRYLEVSEPQDIECCGALEYYDKAFDRITTRNEKLLRSIKRIFHTVTTTDDPVIRKLAKTQGNVFATDAILATLMSCTRSVYSWDIIVQRVGSKLFFDKRDNSDFDLLTVSETANEPPQEEGNSFNSPRNLAMEATYINHNFSQQCLRMGKEKYKFPNPNPFVEDDMDKNEVASVAYRYRRWKLGDDIDLIVRCEHDGVMTGANGEVSFINIKTLNEWDSRYCNGVDWRQKLDSQRGAVIATELKNNSYKLARWTCCALLAGSEYLKLGYVSRYHVKDSARHVILGTQQFKPNEFASQINLSIENAWGILRCVIDICMKLDEGKYLILKDPNKQVIRIYSLPDGTFSSDEDEEDEEEEEEEEEEES; encoded by the exons ATGGCGAAGTTTGTGACACCTGTGATCCAGGACAATCCCTCCGGCTGGGGCCCGTGCGCCGTCCCCGAGCAGTTCAGGGACATGCCCTACCAGCCCTTCAGTAAAGGAGACCGCCTCGGAAAG GTGGCTGATTGGACAGGAGCCACGTATCAGGATAAAAGATATACAA acaAGTACTCATCGCAGTTTGGTGGCGGAAGTCAATACGCATATTTCCACGAGGAGGATGAGACTAGCTTCCAGCTGGTGGATACAGCACGAACGCAGAAAACAGCGTACCAGAGAAATCGTATGCGATTTGCACAG AGGAACCTTCGGAGAGACAAGGACCGTCGGAACATGCTGCAGTTCAGCATGCAGACACTGCCAAAGAGTGCCAAGCAGAAGGAGAG AGATCGTCTGCGCCTACAAAAGAAGTTTCAGAAGCAGTTTGGAGTGAGGCAGAAATGGGACCAAAAATCACAG AAGCCTCGTGACTCCTCTGTTGAAGTTCGCAGTGATTGGGAGGTGAAAGAAGAGATGGATTTCCCTCGGCTGATGAAGATGCGCTACCTGGAGGTGTCTGAGCCACAGGACAT AGAGTGCTGTGGAGCCCTAGAATATTATGACAAAGCTTTTGACCGCATTACAACAAGGAATGAGAAACTACTGAGGAGCATTAAGCGCATCTTCCATACCGTCACTACTACTGATGACCCAGTTATCCGAAAG CTGGCCAAGACCCAAGGGAATGTGTTTGCCACAGATGCCATCCTGGCCACACTGATGAGCTGCACTCGCTCTGTCTATTCCTGGGACATCATTGTCCAGAGAGTTGGATCCAAGCTTTTCTTTGACAAGAGGGACAATTCAGATTTTG ACCTCCTGACAGTGAGTGAAACAGCCAATGAACCACCACAGGAAGAGGGCAACTCTTTTAATTCTCCACGCAACCTTGCCATGGAAGCTACCTACATCAATCATAACTTCTCACAGCAGTGTCTGAGGATG ggaaaggagaaatACAAGTTTCCCAACCCAAACCCTTTTGTGGAGGATGACATGGATAAAAACGAAGTAGCTTCTGTTGCATACAG ATACCGAAGGTGGAAGCTGGGAGATGATATAGATCTCATTGTCCGCTGTGAACATGATGGAGTGATGACAGGAGCTAATGGAGAAGTGTCATTCATCAACATCAAAACACTGAACGAGTGGGATTCCAGG TATTGCAATGGAGTAGACTGGCGCCAGAAGCTTGACTCTCAGAGAGGAGCTGTGATTGCCACAGAGCTGAAAAACAACAGCTACAAATTAGCCCGCTGGACATGTTGCGCGCTGCTGGCTGGATCAGAGTATCTTAAACTCGG gtatGTATCCCGTTACCACGTGAAGGACTCTGCCCGCCACGTGATCCTGGGCACGCAGCAGTTCAAGCCGAATGAGTTTGCCAGCCAGATTAACCTGAGCATAGAGAACGCCTGGGGCATCCTGCGATGTGTCATTGACATCTGCATGAAGCTGGATGAGGGGAAGTACCTCATCCTCAAGGACCCCAACAAGCAGGTGATCCGAATCTACAGCTTGCCTGATGGCACGTTTAGCtctgatgaagatgaggaggatgaggaggaagaagaggaggaggaag aggaaGAGAGCTGA